A window of uncultured Fibrobacter sp. contains these coding sequences:
- a CDS encoding cadherin repeat domain-containing protein — protein MKYFYGLILAMAGLASAASVAPFEFEGVPADSQQIYWDKLISFKIWGTEGITLRRSVISDSLGAVGTASGDLAFLNDGNKLAGPIYVGGNVVLSNGVDYFTGPVRTTGNFLAGPNGNEFYGTYCVGGSVNEYASSDISASGGSLYTGTAATKGACSYDKVPAVLTNLKVPDYPTALTSNTIVLENIDVSATTYTIDVPPEEAVVDFSVENIVLGGGAKLNVRMQSPWTLVRIFAKSIDVSSDAVVQVVYVDEKAVYSKSKWTNITTETPVSNEDYAGNLLFYSKQDMTWPSMNVKSYFQGTFMTHGTMTLGSNLVLAGQLIASEVMVGSEFNGESVRYAPFDPPTISLDPILYMSSVDIAENNSNVEIPLKLNKEAMTDVTFKYCYDVKDSASTPAGVASIQDFNRGSSYPSFPICDAAYESVKIKAGALKPTSKIYLNAMIDALNEGSETLTLRVYDLEGAVLSNGNREGSFTLVVDDAPLPAGPVISCLASDENCEGTISVAENSPTGTIAHKFAVSSDKNVNALLVTLADANGKGADKLFAASLSLGENVGIVITVKDGFNLDYEKLNSSYSVKITVTDEDGLSDSIVRTIKILDVNEPPVIFDATFEVAENSPVGTVVGTVQASDPDVKNAQFRKLTFSIVEDVPFKIDGDVIVVKDPMKLDYETNPSFIFTVNVNDGGIDVLSSVTVNVLDVNEELSSSSAKSSSSRAKSSSSEASSSSSARSSSSVLSSSSAKSSSSKGAEIIEDSSSSAKSSSSQKVSPKSSSSRAKSSSSELSSSSSSVKVSSSSAQSSSSSQPLDEFPGFRLKMTGPFQFTIVLAESVAKVQKNYAVMDLQGRVLYRGVAYSGETEVPALSAGSYVVRVGVAMRRVNIR, from the coding sequence GTGAAATACTTTTATGGACTGATTCTTGCAATGGCGGGGCTTGCTTCGGCGGCATCCGTGGCTCCGTTCGAATTTGAGGGTGTTCCTGCCGACAGTCAGCAAATCTATTGGGATAAGCTGATATCCTTCAAGATTTGGGGAACGGAAGGGATAACGCTTAGACGCTCGGTCATTTCGGATTCCTTAGGGGCGGTTGGTACGGCTTCCGGGGATTTGGCATTTCTGAACGACGGAAATAAATTAGCGGGACCGATCTATGTTGGCGGAAATGTTGTTTTAAGTAACGGCGTGGATTATTTTACAGGACCTGTGCGCACGACCGGCAACTTTTTAGCGGGGCCGAATGGGAATGAGTTTTACGGGACCTACTGTGTCGGGGGAAGTGTGAACGAATATGCTTCCAGCGATATTTCGGCCTCTGGCGGTAGTCTGTATACAGGAACTGCGGCAACAAAGGGTGCTTGCAGTTACGACAAGGTGCCTGCGGTTCTGACGAATCTAAAAGTTCCCGATTATCCCACTGCCTTAACTTCGAATACCATCGTTCTAGAAAATATCGATGTAAGTGCTACCACGTACACAATAGATGTTCCTCCAGAAGAGGCCGTCGTTGACTTCTCCGTAGAAAACATCGTGCTGGGTGGTGGAGCGAAATTAAATGTTCGGATGCAGTCGCCCTGGACGCTTGTCCGAATTTTTGCCAAAAGTATTGATGTAAGTAGTGATGCTGTTGTTCAGGTGGTTTATGTAGACGAAAAGGCCGTTTATTCGAAGTCCAAATGGACAAATATTACGACAGAAACTCCCGTTTCAAATGAAGATTATGCCGGCAATCTTTTGTTCTATTCTAAGCAAGATATGACGTGGCCGAGTATGAATGTAAAATCCTATTTTCAGGGAACTTTCATGACACATGGAACAATGACGCTAGGCTCAAATCTTGTCTTGGCGGGTCAGCTTATTGCAAGTGAGGTGATGGTTGGTAGTGAATTTAATGGAGAAAGTGTCCGCTATGCTCCGTTTGATCCACCAACGATTTCGTTGGATCCTATTCTTTACATGTCTAGTGTCGATATTGCAGAAAATAATTCGAATGTTGAAATTCCGCTAAAGCTTAATAAGGAGGCTATGACGGATGTCACGTTTAAGTATTGCTATGATGTCAAGGATTCCGCGTCTACGCCTGCTGGGGTTGCGTCCATTCAGGATTTTAATAGAGGCTCTTCTTATCCGAGTTTCCCGATTTGTGATGCAGCGTATGAATCGGTGAAAATTAAGGCTGGAGCTTTGAAGCCGACAAGCAAAATTTATCTAAATGCGATGATCGATGCTTTGAATGAAGGCTCGGAAACATTGACGCTACGGGTATATGATTTAGAGGGTGCTGTACTTTCGAATGGAAATAGAGAAGGCTCTTTTACTTTGGTAGTTGATGATGCCCCTCTTCCGGCGGGACCTGTGATATCTTGTCTTGCAAGTGACGAAAATTGTGAGGGAACGATTAGTGTTGCGGAAAACTCTCCTACAGGAACTATTGCCCATAAATTTGCCGTGAGTAGCGACAAGAATGTAAATGCACTTCTGGTTACTTTGGCGGATGCGAATGGAAAAGGGGCTGATAAACTTTTTGCAGCATCTTTGAGTTTGGGTGAAAATGTGGGAATTGTAATTACAGTTAAAGATGGCTTTAACCTAGACTATGAAAAACTGAATTCCAGTTACTCGGTGAAAATAACCGTCACTGACGAAGATGGATTGTCGGATTCCATTGTTCGCACCATAAAGATTCTTGATGTAAATGAACCTCCGGTAATTTTTGATGCAACCTTTGAGGTCGCTGAAAATTCTCCAGTGGGAACTGTCGTGGGAACCGTTCAGGCATCTGACCCCGATGTAAAAAATGCTCAGTTCCGTAAACTTACTTTTTCTATTGTTGAAGACGTGCCGTTTAAAATCGATGGTGATGTTATTGTTGTGAAGGACCCAATGAAGCTGGATTATGAAACGAATCCTTCGTTTATATTTACGGTGAATGTCAATGATGGCGGAATCGATGTTCTTTCGTCAGTAACGGTGAACGTTTTAGATGTAAACGAAGAATTGAGTTCCAGTTCTGCCAAGTCGTCGAGTTCCCGTGCAAAATCGAGCAGCTCGGAGGCATCCTCTTCAAGCTCGGCACGGTCTTCGTCGAGTGTGTTGTCTAGCAGTTCTGCAAAGTCCAGCAGCTCAAAGGGAGCCGAGATTATTGAAGATTCGAGTAGCTCCGCGAAGTCGAGCAGTAGCCAGAAAGTTTCTCCTAAATCTTCAAGCTCTCGTGCAAAATCGAGTAGTTCGGAGCTTTCCTCTTCGAGCTCTAGCGTAAAAGTGAGCTCCAGCTCGGCGCAATCTTCGTCGAGTTCACAGCCCCTTGATGAATTCCCTGGATTCCGTCTGAAGATGACTGGGCCTTTCCAATTTACGATTGTTCTGGCCGAGTCGGTCGCGAAGGTGCAAAAAAACTACGCCGTGATGGATTTACAGGGTCGCGTTCTTTACCGCGGTGTTGCCTATTCTGGAGAAACGGAAGTTCCTGCGTTAAGCGCGGGTTCCTATGTGGTCCGTGTCGGGGTAGCAATGCGCCGCGTGAACATCCGCTAA
- a CDS encoding outer membrane beta-barrel protein, translating into MKKLSLIVLILVFCFPALLFATHVAVLETISAKDALSLEEKQYLTDVLRSEAVKALPASKGFVIMTRENIQMMLPPGKAIEDCEGSCLVETGKNISADYVAQGRIGRFGSNLTITVELYETAGNKLIGSFAAKSPDVEQLEVEIRGKAQALFLMVSEKQLENELSKEAMFPAAPQVEPEAESKAEVPVEPEEKAKWIWGGAIIGAFYSDFYDSQFGLANIQFNKNYSVKATGGDDLSGSYWGVGFDLGVGGLFLFNPYFGVRADVGASFVSGSGKSDVTVKLSDENKMSKSTDMEIEYSVQQFNVDIPVALRLMMPSLVYVEAGPMVSFNLYSKHKSTITDEFGTEDYEADGGLKAFEFDVVAGIGVMRRIGSSFLDFNLRFVLGLTPLCDTPDSPKTWQGRFNIAYWFI; encoded by the coding sequence ATGAAAAAGCTCTCGCTGATAGTCTTAATCCTCGTTTTTTGTTTCCCGGCTTTATTGTTTGCGACCCATGTTGCGGTCCTCGAAACCATATCTGCCAAAGATGCCCTTTCGTTAGAGGAAAAACAGTACCTTACGGATGTTCTTCGTTCCGAGGCGGTAAAGGCGCTGCCTGCCTCCAAGGGCTTTGTCATCATGACTCGCGAAAACATCCAGATGATGCTTCCGCCCGGCAAGGCGATAGAGGATTGCGAAGGGAGCTGCCTTGTCGAAACGGGCAAGAATATTTCGGCGGACTACGTGGCGCAGGGGCGTATCGGACGTTTCGGTTCGAACCTTACGATTACGGTAGAACTTTACGAAACGGCAGGAAATAAACTCATCGGTAGTTTTGCCGCCAAGAGTCCCGATGTGGAACAGCTGGAAGTCGAAATCAGGGGCAAGGCGCAAGCACTGTTTTTGATGGTGTCCGAAAAGCAACTGGAAAATGAACTTTCCAAGGAAGCGATGTTTCCGGCTGCGCCTCAGGTGGAACCCGAAGCTGAGTCGAAAGCTGAGGTTCCCGTAGAACCCGAAGAAAAAGCTAAATGGATTTGGGGTGGGGCCATTATCGGGGCGTTTTACAGTGATTTTTACGATTCCCAGTTTGGACTTGCGAATATACAATTCAATAAAAATTACTCTGTGAAGGCGACCGGAGGCGATGATCTTAGCGGTAGCTATTGGGGCGTTGGTTTTGACCTCGGTGTCGGTGGTCTGTTCCTTTTCAATCCGTATTTCGGGGTTCGTGCCGATGTGGGAGCGTCCTTTGTATCGGGTTCCGGAAAGTCTGACGTGACCGTGAAACTGAGCGATGAAAATAAGATGTCCAAAAGTACGGATATGGAAATTGAATATTCCGTGCAGCAGTTCAATGTCGATATTCCCGTGGCACTTCGTCTAATGATGCCGTCCCTGGTTTATGTAGAAGCGGGCCCGATGGTATCTTTTAATTTGTATTCGAAACACAAGTCGACGATTACGGACGAATTTGGAACCGAAGACTACGAGGCGGACGGCGGCTTGAAGGCATTTGAATTTGATGTCGTTGCTGGCATAGGTGTAATGCGTCGGATTGGATCGTCATTCCTGGATTTCAATTTGCGTTTTGTATTGGGGCTTACCCCCTTGTGCGATACGCCTGATTCTCCAAAGACATGGCAAGGTCGCTTTAACATAGCGTATTGGTTTATTTAG
- a CDS encoding AzlD domain-containing protein: protein MHLRDYFLFLLVMAGMTYLLRAVPFVLLKGKIKSRFWRSFLAYVPYTVLAAMTVPAIFYATDSKFSGACALLTAVVASVFGLGLVGVAVVACLTVLGIDGLMMLL, encoded by the coding sequence ATGCACCTGAGAGATTATTTCTTGTTTCTCCTGGTAATGGCGGGTATGACGTATCTGCTGCGTGCCGTCCCGTTCGTCTTGCTCAAGGGTAAGATCAAGAGCCGTTTTTGGCGCTCTTTTTTGGCATACGTCCCTTACACCGTCCTTGCCGCGATGACGGTCCCTGCGATTTTCTATGCGACCGACAGTAAGTTTTCGGGAGCGTGTGCCCTGTTGACAGCTGTCGTTGCGTCGGTATTCGGTCTTGGATTGGTGGGGGTTGCCGTGGTTGCCTGCCTGACGGTCCTAGGTATCGACGGCCTGATGATGTTGTTGTAG
- a CDS encoding AzlC family ABC transporter permease — MKFSNGVKDGLPIGLGYFAVSFSFGVAGSKLLSWPLVTFISMTNLTSAGQFAGLQIMSEAAGTFIEMALATFFINLRYSLMAISLSQKVAPSFGTFKRMLLATGITDEIYALAVSQSEPVTARYFAGLMVLPYIGWSSGTMLGAICGEILPTVITNALGVALYGMFVAIVVPQMKVHVPTLVAVLIAIACSLAFKYVPALSGVTVGFAIIICALVASLVAAALFPVKDDQTQEDACT, encoded by the coding sequence ATGAAGTTTTCAAATGGTGTAAAAGACGGCCTTCCGATCGGTCTTGGCTACTTTGCAGTTTCGTTTTCGTTCGGAGTTGCGGGTTCCAAGCTGCTTTCGTGGCCGTTGGTGACGTTCATTTCGATGACGAACTTGACTTCGGCAGGGCAGTTTGCGGGTCTTCAGATTATGTCCGAGGCTGCGGGCACCTTTATCGAAATGGCGCTCGCCACGTTCTTTATCAACCTGCGTTATAGCCTGATGGCAATTTCTTTGTCGCAAAAGGTTGCCCCTTCGTTTGGAACGTTTAAGCGCATGCTTTTGGCAACGGGAATCACCGATGAAATTTATGCGCTAGCCGTAAGCCAGAGCGAACCTGTAACGGCACGTTATTTTGCAGGGCTTATGGTTCTTCCTTATATCGGCTGGTCTTCGGGGACTATGCTTGGGGCCATCTGCGGCGAGATTTTGCCTACGGTTATTACGAATGCGCTGGGAGTCGCCCTTTATGGCATGTTTGTGGCGATTGTTGTTCCGCAGATGAAAGTGCATGTGCCCACGTTGGTGGCGGTTCTGATTGCCATTGCATGTAGCCTTGCGTTCAAGTATGTTCCTGCGTTGAGTGGTGTAACGGTCGGCTTTGCGATCATCATTTGTGCGTTGGTGGCATCGCTTGTGGCCGCAGCGCTCTTTCCGGTTAAGGATGATCAGACTCAGGAGGATGCATGCACCTGA
- a CDS encoding T9SS type A sorting domain-containing protein: MRKILSIALALFLTSVAFAAFDESHFNFGQQWKSGLDVSNKKLSHLAIWVGDNEKYNEYWEGAMVKACKEHDLTPVFYAYVIAEFDKDQKVNGINLSDCDVGSPNHCTHGAQMIRDHWDEIIARYNSYAQGVAKDFEKDGTVGTTIWLIEPDFFQYSVSGDERDERFKQENGGIPDESLAGSYFNDIVKTIKSALPNAKIAVDISPWLNENLKTWYSHFDKSKIDYLFTSGGRTQGDSIRIRNDNNNEVTWAAASAAMGGKKIIADDGYGVGGAGNDDYKEWMEDGVLPSRIQDGVIGLTIQDPDNSYYTFVSTHEIKIAASSNTDSKSIVFELTSGNVPQTATAGESIEPIVYRFDNITRTHISKLARGLEHSLDSKAMTYTISGTLDEGLKDGTYTYSITVTGEESDSVVTGSIIVKHKPMETSVVVESNATQTVKAGDSIKPVVFKYANIDSVAVSGEVPVGSIKLLKDENSQTFTLAGAVDENVDDGDYSVTVKVFGTDNDSSATATIKVKHKPLPMIFELVEGADEQTVTAGNSIEPIVYYFRRVGGMSMERSSLPLGLEFSEDDDSNILKIIGTVDESLKDSTYTYSITVTGPDTSAVVTGTITVKHKHVETSVKLLDNASQTVKAGDSIKPIVFKYAYMDSVAVSGLPVGSIKLLTDKEAQTLTLAGAVDETLRDGEYTVAVKVFGVDNDSVATAKITVKHKIVETSVVVVRNDSQVVTAGDSIKPILFKYANIDSIAVMGVPKGTIRWIRDIGAQTFTLAGAVDESLADGEYTVTVEVFGADNDSAATAKIVVNHLPVETSVEVVSNDSQVVTAGDSIKPIVFKYANMDSVAVLGLPVGAIDLLKDKDAQTLTLAGAVDETLRDGEYTVTVKVFGKDNDSAVTAKIVVNHKRLPTVFELTSNNAVQLVTVGDCIDPIVYRYENITSTSATLVKGVNSSRDAEAKTYTLSGCIPEGSEVKDYELSVTVEGPDTSFVVTSVIKVKRKARPLVFELVSGNNEQVVMAGDSIEPIVYHYENMGAFVIAHNGFPLGFSEEDKDAKTITIRFAVPDTVGDYVYEYSAKANGIDSDIKFEEIKLFGKITVMHKSAETSVVVVRNDSQVVTAGDSIKPIVFKYANMDSVAVSGLPVGSINMLKDKKAETMTFAGAVSETLSDGEYTVTVKVFGKDNDSVATAKIVVKHKPMPTVFELVEGDSVQTVVAGDSIEPIVYRFDYVKKVEANDLPSGLTGVLDNEAKLFKIFGKVNVNAPAQEYVFTIDVDGIDEDITASGRITVVESSSSEVSSSSSEETSSSSEESSSSEENSSSSEEESSSSVESSSSEISSSSEASSSSEKSSSSEASSSSEKSSSSSHKVSSSSEKSSSSSAKSSSSSAKSSSSVASSSSKDETSSSSEEMSSSSEESSSSSEEWTTAVDARMNPVTLTVSGRMLQIEGVDNVQVDVFDMQGRPVASFKQVKGTVLLESLRQGNYIVRVRSHSVNVTRRISIR; encoded by the coding sequence ATGAGAAAAATTCTGAGTATTGCTCTTGCTCTTTTCTTGACGTCGGTGGCTTTTGCCGCCTTTGACGAAAGTCATTTCAATTTCGGGCAGCAGTGGAAATCGGGACTTGACGTTTCCAATAAGAAACTTTCACATTTGGCCATCTGGGTTGGCGACAATGAAAAATACAACGAGTATTGGGAAGGCGCCATGGTCAAGGCCTGTAAGGAGCATGACCTTACACCGGTGTTCTATGCATACGTGATTGCGGAATTCGACAAGGACCAGAAAGTAAATGGAATCAATCTGTCTGATTGCGATGTGGGCAGTCCGAATCATTGTACGCATGGTGCGCAGATGATTCGCGATCACTGGGACGAAATCATTGCACGATATAACTCGTATGCACAGGGGGTGGCGAAAGATTTTGAAAAAGATGGAACTGTAGGGACGACCATTTGGCTGATTGAACCCGATTTTTTCCAGTATTCCGTTTCGGGCGATGAACGAGATGAACGCTTTAAGCAAGAAAACGGCGGCATTCCAGATGAGTCTCTAGCCGGATCTTATTTCAACGATATTGTGAAGACCATTAAGTCCGCCCTGCCGAATGCAAAGATCGCGGTGGATATTTCTCCGTGGTTGAATGAAAATCTCAAGACTTGGTACAGCCATTTTGATAAGAGCAAGATTGACTACCTGTTTACTTCGGGAGGTCGCACCCAGGGAGACTCGATCCGAATCCGTAACGACAACAACAATGAAGTGACCTGGGCCGCTGCAAGCGCTGCGATGGGTGGAAAGAAAATTATCGCCGATGACGGTTATGGCGTTGGCGGAGCAGGCAATGACGACTACAAGGAATGGATGGAAGATGGAGTTTTGCCGTCTCGCATTCAAGATGGCGTCATCGGGCTTACCATTCAAGATCCGGATAATTCCTACTATACCTTTGTAAGTACGCATGAAATAAAGATCGCCGCTTCTTCGAATACCGATTCGAAATCCATTGTTTTTGAACTCACGAGCGGCAATGTCCCGCAGACGGCGACAGCGGGTGAATCGATTGAGCCGATTGTCTACCGTTTCGATAATATAACGCGTACTCACATATCGAAGTTGGCTCGAGGATTGGAGCATTCGTTGGATTCGAAGGCGATGACTTATACAATTAGCGGAACCCTCGATGAAGGGCTGAAAGATGGAACGTACACTTACAGCATTACCGTGACAGGTGAAGAATCCGATTCGGTGGTGACGGGATCTATTATCGTGAAACATAAGCCCATGGAAACTTCTGTGGTGGTAGAAAGTAACGCCACGCAGACCGTGAAGGCGGGCGATTCTATCAAGCCGGTGGTGTTTAAGTATGCGAACATAGATTCCGTAGCGGTTTCGGGTGAGGTTCCGGTCGGGTCGATTAAGTTGCTGAAAGATGAAAATTCGCAGACGTTCACGCTCGCTGGTGCCGTAGACGAAAACGTTGACGATGGCGACTACTCTGTTACGGTAAAGGTTTTTGGTACAGACAACGATTCCTCTGCGACGGCGACGATTAAAGTAAAGCATAAGCCTTTACCGATGATTTTTGAACTTGTTGAAGGGGCTGATGAACAGACGGTGACAGCAGGAAATTCCATTGAACCGATTGTGTACTATTTCAGGCGCGTCGGGGGAATGAGCATGGAGCGCTCGAGCTTGCCGCTAGGCTTAGAATTTTCTGAAGACGATGACTCAAATATCCTTAAGATTATTGGTACGGTTGATGAATCTCTGAAGGACAGCACATACACTTATAGTATTACAGTAACGGGACCCGATACCAGTGCGGTGGTGACAGGAACCATTACCGTAAAGCATAAACATGTGGAAACATCCGTGAAACTGCTTGACAATGCCTCGCAGACTGTGAAGGCGGGCGATTCCATCAAGCCGATCGTGTTCAAGTATGCATACATGGATTCCGTGGCAGTTTCGGGACTCCCGGTCGGGTCGATTAAGTTGCTGACGGATAAGGAAGCACAGACGCTTACTCTTGCCGGTGCCGTAGATGAAACCCTCCGTGATGGCGAATACACGGTTGCGGTGAAGGTCTTCGGTGTGGACAACGACTCCGTTGCAACGGCGAAGATTACTGTAAAGCATAAGATTGTGGAAACTTCCGTGGTGGTGGTTCGTAATGACTCCCAGGTGGTGACTGCAGGGGATTCCATCAAGCCAATCTTGTTCAAGTATGCAAACATTGATTCCATTGCGGTTATGGGCGTTCCGAAGGGGACGATACGATGGATTCGAGATATAGGTGCCCAGACGTTTACGCTTGCCGGTGCCGTAGATGAATCCCTTGCCGACGGTGAATATACGGTTACGGTGGAGGTCTTCGGTGCAGATAACGATTCTGCTGCAACGGCGAAGATTGTCGTGAATCATTTGCCCGTGGAAACATCCGTGGAAGTGGTAAGTAATGACTCCCAGGTGGTGACGGCGGGTGATTCCATCAAGCCGATTGTGTTCAAGTATGCGAACATGGATTCCGTGGCGGTCTTGGGGCTCCCGGTAGGGGCAATTGATTTGCTGAAGGATAAAGATGCCCAGACGCTTACTCTTGCCGGTGCTGTAGACGAAACCCTCCGTGACGGCGAATACACGGTTACGGTGAAGGTCTTCGGCAAGGATAACGATTCCGCTGTGACGGCGAAGATTGTGGTGAATCATAAGCGCCTGCCGACGGTTTTTGAACTTACAAGCAACAATGCGGTACAATTGGTGACGGTGGGCGACTGCATCGATCCGATTGTATACCGTTACGAAAACATAACCAGCACCAGTGCGACTCTTGTGAAGGGCGTGAATTCGTCTCGCGATGCTGAGGCGAAGACTTATACGTTGTCGGGCTGCATTCCTGAGGGATCTGAGGTGAAGGATTATGAGCTTTCCGTGACGGTGGAAGGCCCCGATACGAGTTTCGTTGTGACTTCGGTCATCAAGGTGAAGCGCAAGGCGAGACCGCTCGTGTTTGAATTGGTGAGCGGCAATAACGAACAGGTGGTAATGGCTGGAGATTCGATCGAGCCGATTGTATACCATTACGAGAATATGGGAGCCTTTGTTATAGCGCATAATGGTTTTCCCCTAGGTTTTTCCGAAGAAGACAAAGACGCAAAGACCATTACGATCCGTTTCGCTGTTCCCGATACCGTGGGCGATTATGTGTACGAGTACTCGGCGAAGGCAAACGGTATTGATTCGGACATCAAGTTTGAGGAAATCAAGCTGTTCGGTAAGATTACGGTGATGCATAAGTCTGCGGAAACGTCCGTGGTGGTGGTTCGTAATGACTCCCAGGTGGTGACTGCAGGGGATTCCATCAAGCCTATCGTGTTCAAGTATGCGAATATGGATTCCGTGGCAGTTTCGGGACTCCCGGTCGGGTCGATTAATATGCTGAAGGATAAAAAGGCAGAGACGATGACGTTTGCCGGTGCCGTGAGCGAAACCCTCAGCGATGGCGAATACACGGTTACGGTGAAGGTTTTCGGCAAGGATAACGATTCCGTTGCAACGGCGAAAATCGTAGTGAAGCACAAGCCTATGCCGACCGTCTTTGAACTTGTGGAAGGCGATTCCGTGCAAACCGTGGTTGCGGGCGATTCGATTGAGCCGATTGTCTATAGGTTTGATTATGTGAAGAAAGTCGAGGCGAACGATCTTCCTTCCGGTCTTACGGGTGTGCTGGATAACGAAGCGAAACTTTTCAAGATTTTTGGAAAGGTGAATGTGAACGCTCCGGCGCAGGAATATGTCTTTACCATCGATGTGGATGGTATTGATGAAGATATTACTGCTAGTGGCCGGATTACGGTGGTTGAATCCTCCAGCAGCGAGGTCAGTTCCTCGTCGAGTGAAGAAACGTCTTCTAGCAGCGAAGAATCCTCTTCGAGCGAAGAAAACTCTAGCTCAAGTGAAGAAGAATCCTCCAGTAGTGTTGAATCGTCGAGTTCTGAAATCTCTAGTAGCTCCGAGGCATCCTCCAGTAGCGAGAAATCGTCTAGCTCCGAAGCTTCTAGCAGTTCTGAAAAATCCAGTAGCAGCTCCCATAAGGTTTCTTCTAGTAGCGAAAAGTCTTCTTCGAGTTCTGCGAAATCCAGCTCCAGTTCTGCAAAGTCTTCTAGCAGCGTGGCAAGTTCCTCGTCGAAGGATGAAACATCTTCTAGCAGCGAAGAGATGTCCTCTAGCAGTGAGGAATCCTCTTCCAGTAGCGAAGAATGGACAACGGCTGTCGACGCCCGTATGAATCCGGTGACGCTTACGGTTTCTGGTCGTATGTTGCAGATTGAAGGTGTAGACAATGTGCAGGTTGATGTGTTCGATATGCAGGGCCGTCCGGTGGCAAGTTTCAAACAGGTCAAGGGGACGGTTCTTCTGGAAAGTCTCCGCCAGGGAAATTACATCGTGCGCGTTCGTTCGCATTCTGTGAATGTAACACGTCGAATTTCAATCCGGTAG